The proteins below are encoded in one region of Streptomyces sp. NBC_00490:
- a CDS encoding GTP-binding protein has product MIAGGFGAGKTTAVGAISDIPPLTTEERLTEASLPVDSLDHVASKTTTTVAFDFGRVGFQDPHPFELLLFGTPGQQRFSHLWYDVCSGAVGAVVLIDTRRLEDSFLAVSFFEQIRLPFIIAINPFDGARLFPHEDVRQALDIAPDIPMVRCDAREATQVAAALVTLVDHALTCLTTPDPLDM; this is encoded by the coding sequence GTGATCGCTGGTGGGTTCGGGGCCGGGAAGACCACCGCGGTCGGCGCCATCAGCGACATTCCGCCGCTGACCACCGAAGAACGCCTCACCGAAGCGAGCCTGCCGGTCGACAGCCTCGACCACGTGGCCTCCAAGACGACCACGACGGTGGCGTTCGACTTCGGCCGCGTCGGCTTCCAGGACCCCCACCCATTCGAGCTGCTGTTGTTCGGCACGCCCGGCCAACAGCGGTTCTCCCACCTCTGGTACGACGTGTGCAGCGGAGCAGTAGGCGCCGTCGTGCTGATCGACACCCGCCGCCTCGAGGACAGCTTTCTGGCGGTGTCGTTCTTCGAACAGATCCGACTGCCGTTCATCATCGCGATCAATCCGTTCGACGGCGCCCGCCTTTTCCCTCACGAGGATGTCCGCCAGGCCCTCGACATCGCCCCCGACATCCCGATGGTGCGCTGCGACGCCCGCGAGGCCACCCAGGTCGCGGCGGCCCTGGTCACCCTCGTCGACCACGCCCTCACCTGCCTCACCACCCCAGACCCCTTGGACATGTGA
- a CDS encoding DUF2589 domain-containing protein, with protein MSRAVEELQQIPFSQLIGAPLKAAVEAQALAAQSTIEFIHKVGFKQPDFGGDDQDLVFTDPDKDADAGELRSVTFSYRKKGENDELDEFSLTVPFLAITPIPYIRIDEMTIDFNAKLTDSIERKTSSTFNLDTEVKGSYSSFWSPIKIEARVSATYNQKAASTERQQREYAMQIHVRAVQDEMPAGLSRMLDILEQAIQEQPKPGPA; from the coding sequence ATGTCTCGCGCTGTCGAAGAACTCCAGCAAATACCCTTCTCACAACTCATCGGCGCCCCTTTGAAGGCTGCCGTCGAGGCCCAGGCACTCGCCGCACAGTCGACGATCGAGTTCATCCACAAGGTCGGCTTCAAACAGCCCGACTTCGGCGGCGACGATCAGGATCTGGTCTTCACCGACCCCGACAAGGACGCGGACGCCGGTGAACTCCGTTCGGTGACCTTCAGTTACCGGAAGAAGGGCGAAAACGACGAACTCGACGAGTTCTCACTGACCGTGCCGTTCCTGGCGATCACCCCGATCCCGTACATCCGGATCGACGAGATGACGATCGACTTCAACGCCAAGCTGACGGACTCCATCGAGCGGAAGACGAGTTCGACTTTCAACCTCGACACAGAGGTCAAGGGCAGCTACAGCTCCTTCTGGAGCCCGATCAAGATCGAAGCCCGCGTGTCGGCGACATACAACCAGAAGGCGGCCAGCACCGAGCGACAGCAGCGCGAGTACGCCATGCAGATTCACGTCAGGGCCGTGCAGGACGAGATGCCGGCGGGACTGTCCCGGATGCTCGACATCCTCGAACAGGCCATTCAGGAACAGCCGAAGCCCGGCCCGGCGTAG
- a CDS encoding aminoglycoside phosphotransferase, whose translation MPTQRLTQLPDTVLRLIEKISGPVIDTGTISAGLNSAIAARVQTTDRTLFVKGLPLDHPRVWTQQREAHLSPHLKGIAPALHWHIEEDGWSLLGFEYVQGHHADYTPASPDLPAITATMTRLAALPAPPLELKSMTHRLRTYVDDPADLTWFAGNSLLHTDWNPHNLLITTSGALLVDWGWASTGAPWIDPALWLLWLITHGHTCQQAETAAATHPAWKHAPPQGLNALARAQHRLWDSIAAQSPDDWATPMQHATTAWHQHRQTQP comes from the coding sequence TTGCCCACGCAGCGGCTTACCCAACTCCCGGACACCGTGCTGCGGCTGATCGAGAAGATCAGCGGCCCCGTCATCGACACCGGGACCATCAGCGCCGGCCTCAACAGCGCCATCGCCGCCCGCGTACAAACCACCGACCGCACCCTGTTCGTCAAAGGCCTGCCCCTGGACCACCCGCGCGTGTGGACCCAACAGCGCGAAGCACACCTCAGCCCGCATCTGAAGGGCATCGCGCCGGCACTGCACTGGCACATCGAAGAAGACGGCTGGAGCCTCCTCGGCTTCGAATACGTCCAAGGCCACCACGCCGACTACACGCCCGCCTCCCCCGACCTGCCCGCCATCACGGCCACCATGACCCGGCTGGCCGCGCTACCCGCGCCGCCCCTCGAACTGAAGTCCATGACGCACCGGCTCAGGACCTACGTGGACGACCCCGCAGACCTCACCTGGTTCGCCGGCAACAGCCTCCTGCACACCGACTGGAACCCCCACAACCTCCTCATCACCACCAGCGGAGCGCTCCTGGTTGACTGGGGATGGGCCTCCACCGGCGCCCCCTGGATCGACCCCGCCCTCTGGCTACTCTGGCTCATCACCCACGGCCACACCTGCCAGCAAGCCGAAACAGCAGCCGCCACCCACCCCGCCTGGAAACACGCCCCACCTCAGGGCCTCAATGCTCTCGCCCGCGCCCAGCACCGACTGTGGGACTCCATCGCCGCCCAAAGCCCCGACGACTGGGCCACCCCCATGCAACACGCCACCACCGCCTGGCACCAACACCGCCAAACACAACCCTGA
- a CDS encoding acyl-CoA dehydrogenase family protein, translated as MPTTPPASLVPFLTAAHLELWEQADAFATGEAAARVERMEAAPHQVEGKLPELMAKLGWFGITVPAEYGGRGAGHVARTVLVHRLTVVSAAAAAILQAGLIPIGALCHWGTPEQQAQWLPTAAEGSVLLSIAVTEPHIGGHIGGIETIAVPAGQGEWVISGEKLHIGNSHLAGLHVVVARTAPADTTASKALTAFLVEHDRKGVSLAPHRARLGLHGFSAGRLILDRVRVPAAAMLGELGQGLHVAQSSSIVYGRPNLTALSLGLHEAFVATTARWLSTRPRYGAHLADLPVVCDRLGAMQARLQEATCTAYHAVHLLDQGVPCDSVLIGAKHAGHELAAATGRDAMELHGAHALDGDYVLQRLFRDVQHTYAPAGPGEFQRIHLANTALGLPTTDWSQQMAATPSPAARGQPAAA; from the coding sequence ATGCCTACCACCCCACCCGCCTCACTGGTGCCCTTCCTGACGGCTGCCCACCTGGAACTGTGGGAGCAGGCCGACGCGTTCGCGACCGGCGAGGCCGCCGCGCGCGTGGAGCGCATGGAGGCCGCCCCACACCAGGTGGAGGGCAAGCTGCCCGAGCTCATGGCCAAGCTGGGCTGGTTCGGCATCACCGTCCCGGCCGAATACGGCGGCAGGGGTGCCGGGCATGTCGCACGGACGGTTCTGGTCCACCGCCTGACCGTGGTCTCCGCTGCCGCGGCCGCCATCCTGCAAGCCGGCCTGATCCCCATCGGCGCCCTGTGCCACTGGGGCACCCCCGAGCAGCAGGCGCAGTGGCTGCCCACCGCTGCCGAGGGCTCAGTGTTGCTGTCGATCGCGGTCACCGAGCCGCACATCGGCGGGCACATCGGCGGCATCGAGACGATTGCCGTCCCCGCAGGACAGGGCGAGTGGGTGATCAGCGGCGAGAAGCTGCACATCGGCAACAGTCATCTCGCCGGCCTGCACGTCGTCGTCGCCCGCACCGCCCCGGCCGACACCACCGCCTCGAAGGCGCTGACCGCGTTCCTGGTCGAGCACGACCGCAAGGGGGTGAGTCTGGCCCCGCACCGGGCCCGCCTGGGCCTGCACGGCTTCAGCGCCGGCCGCCTCATCCTCGACCGAGTGCGGGTCCCCGCTGCAGCGATGCTCGGCGAACTGGGCCAGGGCCTGCACGTGGCGCAGAGCAGCAGCATCGTCTACGGGCGTCCCAACCTCACCGCCCTCAGCCTCGGCCTGCACGAAGCCTTCGTCGCCACCACCGCAAGATGGCTGAGCACCCGCCCGCGCTACGGCGCCCACCTCGCCGACCTCCCCGTCGTCTGCGACCGCCTCGGCGCCATGCAGGCACGCCTCCAGGAAGCCACCTGCACCGCCTACCACGCCGTACACCTCCTCGACCAAGGTGTGCCATGCGACAGCGTGTTGATCGGCGCGAAACACGCCGGGCATGAGCTTGCCGCAGCCACCGGACGCGACGCCATGGAACTGCACGGGGCCCACGCACTCGACGGCGACTATGTGCTTCAGCGCCTCTTCCGCGATGTCCAGCACACCTACGCACCCGCCGGGCCCGGCGAGTTCCAGCGCATCCACCTCGCCAACACCGCCCTCGGCCTCCCCACCACCGACTGGTCCCAGCAGATGGCGGCCACCCCCAGCCCAGCGGCGAGAGGCCAGCCTGCCGCCGCATGA
- a CDS encoding GAF domain-containing protein, whose translation MAPPGLLPHQPASISAATAQLLAVEQARQEVIARFGIAPAAHDRMDQLAREMAERTGLAYGFVNIFWPQQTFIGLHQPPPDSGLIPVGRSMSRRHGWCPEVIARQRALPLPDVYASPRFAGNHVTDALGIRSYFGAPLIDPDSGVAWGTVCVIDPEPRPLAQAQHLLDIVKDTGTTVMQALAARAPAH comes from the coding sequence ATGGCGCCGCCCGGCCTGCTGCCCCACCAACCCGCATCGATCAGCGCCGCTACCGCGCAGCTGCTCGCCGTGGAGCAGGCGCGGCAGGAGGTGATCGCACGCTTCGGCATCGCCCCAGCAGCGCACGATCGCATGGACCAGCTCGCGCGGGAGATGGCCGAACGGACCGGACTCGCCTACGGCTTCGTCAACATCTTCTGGCCTCAGCAGACCTTTATTGGTCTGCATCAGCCGCCCCCGGACAGCGGGCTGATCCCGGTGGGCCGCAGCATGAGCCGCCGCCACGGCTGGTGCCCGGAAGTCATCGCCCGCCAACGAGCACTGCCGTTACCCGACGTGTACGCCAGCCCCCGCTTCGCCGGCAACCACGTAACCGACGCACTCGGCATCCGCTCGTACTTCGGCGCACCCCTCATCGACCCGGACTCTGGTGTCGCGTGGGGAACGGTGTGTGTCATCGACCCCGAACCCCGCCCCCTGGCCCAGGCCCAGCACCTCCTCGACATCGTCAAGGACACCGGCACCACGGTGATGCAGGCCCTGGCTGCCAGAGCGCCCGCGCACTGA
- a CDS encoding radical SAM protein, translating into MHELIATPFGNRHLILRPGSPKALQLPAARFEELRAPGAVLVPAWLADAVRTQWDLNLTGRHVADVVLLREAGPYAFSRATWELNLGCDYDCVMCYLGQKRFEGLDIDGKRTLLTVMRDAGVVWLQMTGGEPLIDPDFPPAYRLAYELGMQLEILSNGSRLHNDRILHLLREYPPAKLTLSLYGATAATYDRVTRRRGGFDRFTRGLEKALAAGLNIDLSLLIVRDNAHEADAMRTWARRLGVAFREYANISPTIHGTAEPLPQQSPEHLTNRQPFTGCPAGVTFFHADPFGRASICKVGREPNIDLITEGVEGLARLGQIADSLMLRTGGCNGCTLSGTCRVCRPMAKVLQEAKAPLKHYCQHGK; encoded by the coding sequence ATGCACGAACTCATCGCCACACCGTTCGGTAACCGGCACCTGATTCTGCGGCCGGGCAGCCCCAAGGCCTTGCAGCTGCCCGCGGCCCGGTTTGAGGAACTGCGCGCGCCTGGGGCCGTCCTCGTGCCGGCCTGGCTCGCGGATGCGGTCCGTACGCAATGGGACCTGAACCTGACCGGCCGGCACGTCGCAGATGTTGTTCTGCTGCGCGAGGCCGGGCCGTACGCGTTCAGCCGCGCCACCTGGGAGCTCAACCTGGGCTGCGACTACGACTGCGTGATGTGCTACCTGGGCCAGAAACGCTTCGAGGGCCTGGACATCGACGGCAAGCGCACGCTGTTGACCGTGATGCGCGACGCGGGCGTGGTCTGGCTGCAGATGACCGGCGGGGAGCCGCTGATCGACCCCGACTTCCCGCCGGCCTACCGACTCGCCTACGAGCTCGGCATGCAACTGGAGATCCTGTCCAACGGATCCCGGCTCCACAACGACCGCATCCTCCACCTCCTGCGCGAATACCCGCCGGCCAAGCTGACACTGAGTCTGTACGGCGCGACCGCCGCTACCTATGACCGGGTGACGCGCCGCCGCGGCGGATTCGACCGCTTCACCCGCGGCCTGGAGAAGGCGCTCGCGGCGGGCCTGAACATCGACCTGAGCCTGCTCATCGTCCGGGACAACGCACACGAAGCAGACGCCATGCGCACCTGGGCGCGCCGCCTCGGGGTGGCGTTTCGCGAGTACGCCAACATCTCGCCGACGATCCACGGCACTGCCGAGCCGTTGCCGCAGCAGTCCCCCGAGCACCTGACGAACCGGCAGCCGTTCACCGGCTGCCCCGCGGGCGTGACGTTCTTCCACGCCGACCCGTTCGGACGGGCCTCGATCTGCAAGGTCGGCCGCGAACCGAACATCGACCTGATCACCGAGGGCGTGGAAGGCCTCGCACGGCTCGGCCAAATCGCCGACTCCCTCATGCTTCGCACCGGAGGATGCAACGGCTGCACCCTGTCCGGCACCTGCCGGGTCTGCCGGCCGATGGCGAAAGTCCTCCAGGAGGCGAAGGCACCACTGAAGCACTACTGCCAACACGGAAAATGA
- a CDS encoding DUF2589 domain-containing protein has protein sequence MPIRDLSTLGLDQLLGALLSAVVNGQREATASTLALIEQIGLVHGDDGEERFRTVTVRYTKLDENQQPAEFVLEVPLLAMVAIPTLTVRSSKVSFRYDITETSVEKPPEDARAVARPLGDLAPQQVVLKGFVPRSRTTRETRETAGVEVEVTVESTQLPLGLERLLDLTELTVTQPAKNKRP, from the coding sequence ATGCCCATTCGCGACCTGTCCACCCTCGGGCTTGACCAGCTTCTGGGCGCCCTTCTCTCGGCGGTCGTCAACGGCCAGCGTGAGGCGACGGCCAGCACACTGGCGCTGATCGAACAGATCGGGCTGGTGCACGGCGACGACGGGGAGGAGCGCTTCCGCACGGTGACCGTCCGGTACACCAAGCTCGACGAGAACCAGCAGCCCGCGGAGTTCGTTCTGGAGGTCCCGCTCCTCGCCATGGTGGCGATCCCGACGCTCACCGTGCGCAGCTCCAAGGTGTCCTTCCGGTACGACATCACGGAGACATCGGTCGAGAAGCCGCCGGAGGACGCGCGCGCCGTGGCTCGCCCCCTGGGCGACCTGGCGCCGCAGCAGGTCGTCCTCAAGGGCTTCGTCCCCCGGAGCCGGACGACCCGCGAGACCCGGGAGACGGCGGGCGTCGAAGTGGAGGTCACGGTAGAGAGCACACAACTGCCTCTCGGCCTTGAACGCTTGCTCGATCTCACGGAACTGACGGTCACACAGCCCGCGAAGAACAAACGGCCATGA
- a CDS encoding DUF742 domain-containing protein, with amino-acid sequence MTPAARRPSVAADPDTTAFVRPYALTRGRTRPRYRLRLESVLHPGTGRPGPGLPEECGRITALCRARPRSVAELAGTLGCGLTPAKILISDLLAAHVLIPAAGGASDPDQDLLLRLRAALTMKWLDE; translated from the coding sequence ATGACACCCGCCGCGCGGCGCCCTTCGGTGGCGGCCGATCCGGACACGACGGCCTTCGTCAGACCGTATGCGCTCACTCGAGGCCGCACCCGGCCGCGATACCGGCTGCGCCTGGAGTCGGTGCTGCACCCCGGCACCGGCCGCCCGGGACCAGGCTTGCCGGAGGAGTGCGGGCGGATCACGGCCCTGTGCCGGGCCCGGCCGCGATCGGTCGCCGAACTGGCAGGCACCCTGGGCTGCGGCCTGACCCCCGCCAAGATCCTCATCAGCGACCTCCTGGCCGCCCACGTCCTCATCCCCGCCGCCGGCGGAGCGTCCGATCCCGACCAAGATCTGCTCCTGCGGCTGCGCGCCGCGCTGACGATGAAGTGGCTCGATGAATAG
- a CDS encoding peptidoglycan-binding domain-containing protein, with amino-acid sequence MTTTASSLTASVGIGGTNAPADVRIVQDLLNRAAHTSLAVDGVCGPDTRQAITDYQAGFLRNPDGRVDPGGQTLRRLEAAARDRAGPPRSDPTTAAGPADGLRLTQFPARGNGHYAYSSPDRQYGTDAMLQLLTSTTAALHRAGLEVGVGDISFQQGGTMPPHSTHRAGRHVDLRPLRTDNARGPVSIGDPRYSRESTRTLVETLLAQGSVRRILFNDAEITDVRHFPGHDNHLHIELSQ; translated from the coding sequence ATGACGACAACGGCCTCTTCACTCACCGCGAGCGTCGGCATCGGCGGCACCAACGCGCCCGCCGACGTCCGTATCGTGCAGGACCTCCTCAACCGAGCGGCCCACACGAGTCTGGCCGTCGACGGCGTGTGCGGCCCGGACACACGCCAGGCCATCACCGACTACCAGGCGGGCTTCCTACGCAACCCGGACGGACGCGTGGACCCCGGCGGGCAGACCCTGCGCCGACTCGAAGCTGCGGCCCGGGACCGAGCAGGACCGCCCCGCAGCGACCCCACGACCGCCGCCGGGCCGGCCGATGGCCTCCGCCTCACCCAATTCCCCGCCCGTGGTAACGGCCACTACGCGTACTCCTCCCCGGACCGCCAGTACGGCACCGACGCCATGCTCCAGCTGCTGACGTCCACCACGGCCGCCCTGCACCGAGCGGGACTCGAGGTCGGGGTCGGCGACATCAGCTTCCAGCAGGGCGGCACCATGCCTCCGCACAGCACCCACCGCGCCGGCCGTCATGTCGACCTGCGCCCGCTGCGTACCGACAACGCCCGCGGCCCGGTGTCCATCGGCGATCCCCGCTACAGCCGGGAGAGCACCCGCACCTTGGTCGAGACCCTCCTGGCCCAGGGGTCGGTCCGCAGAATCCTGTTCAACGACGCGGAGATCACCGACGTCCGCCACTTCCCGGGCCATGACAATCACCTGCACATCGAACTCAGCCAGTAG
- a CDS encoding WD40 repeat domain-containing protein, whose protein sequence is MTLPRDPRANAGSEQVHLRAEAAGESRIYQARRDLYVSERDLHIHYVDGVRSARRAESKAVSDECPYPGLVAFGPQQARWFFGRDALIAELLVRLDERLPGGDPLAVIAPSGAGKSSLLRAGLLAAIARGALPGAAHWPRLLLTPTAHPVTALATALTASTGVRPGRMMETLRAGPAACGALLHQVMTSPPWSGHGTPGRFVIVVDQLEELFTLCTSEEERLSFLALLSGLSHEGLIAVLVFGLRSDFYTPCTNYPQLLAALRDSHIVVGPMSVTEIREAILYPAQSVGLEVEPGLVDVLLRDLGGSIGGRTSNGAVPSESSTTSAYEAGRLPLLAHALRATWQQRQGGFLTVGGYQATGGIAHAVATTAERRFADLDPAGQEAARSLFLRLIRIGDGTDDTRRRLSYGDLVDHGAASPATAAIIDIFTDGRLLTQEADTIAITHEVLLRAWPRLRQWIDTDRATHLVRQELEEAAADWDRAHRDTGMLYRGSRLAASNAWAGSRGRPELTSVATEFLNTSRRHARRAVRLKRAVIAVLLVMLAAASSAAVVAFQQRGTAQTQRNAALYKQITAEADRMRSTEISVGAQLDLVATRMKPDDRTVEMHLMNDVGRPLYTPLTGHTDIVTSIAYSPDGKTLASVGNDKSVRLWDVSDPTRPVTRGHPLTGHTDEVQSVAFSPSGRLLATAAWDNTVRLWNVTDPDAPLAVGTLLEDAVGPLYGAVAFSPDERILAVSGFGAVQLWLLDGTLGPQPMGRLKAGAEAFVKSVAFSPDGRTLAFGLDDGLDLWNVVDPLSPRRIKVLDVEGDYAGALAFSRDGRRLVGASWDFSTRMWDVRDPSRPKQLGSSLTGHSGVVQSLAFAPDGQTLASGSHDGTIRLWNLLDPSHARPLGLPLAGHTAPVSAVAFSPDGRTLTTAGEDHRILLWQLPSSVVSGPLSGVTAVAFSPDDNVLAEAGQGGVRLWRVSDSTRPARLGRLLETGDSNVKALAFNHDGSVLATGGTSGTVRLWDVSDPARIRALGQPLDLGGLVYSVAFSPDGDTLAGGGLNGGLHLWNVADPVHPIAREPIDTIHALASVAFSPDGLTLVSAEGSGIQVWDVSGPSEVVARGKPLTGHTGLVEEIAFSPDGRTLASVGLDRTVRLWDLKGISRPVARGGPLTGPTDAVQSVAFSPDGHTLTSGSDNGEVWLWDLSNPVHPVPRGQPLVGHTGSVESLAYSSDGRTLASASSDATMRLWDTDTDRNVERICRATGSALTRDLWQKHIAGLAYAPPCSLRASRPD, encoded by the coding sequence ATGACCCTGCCCCGCGACCCTCGCGCGAACGCGGGGAGTGAACAGGTTCACCTGCGTGCCGAAGCGGCCGGCGAGTCGCGGATCTATCAGGCTCGCAGGGACTTGTACGTCTCGGAACGGGATCTGCACATCCACTACGTGGACGGGGTGCGCTCGGCCCGACGTGCGGAGAGCAAAGCAGTCTCGGACGAATGCCCTTATCCGGGGTTGGTCGCATTCGGTCCGCAGCAGGCCCGGTGGTTTTTCGGACGCGACGCGCTGATCGCGGAACTGCTCGTCCGGCTGGACGAGCGGTTGCCGGGTGGTGATCCACTCGCCGTGATCGCTCCATCGGGCGCGGGTAAGTCGTCCCTGCTCAGAGCCGGACTGCTGGCCGCAATCGCCCGCGGCGCCCTACCGGGGGCGGCGCACTGGCCGCGGCTGCTCCTCACCCCCACGGCCCACCCGGTGACAGCCCTGGCGACAGCACTCACCGCGAGTACCGGTGTCCGACCTGGCCGCATGATGGAGACCCTGCGGGCCGGGCCGGCTGCATGCGGCGCGTTGCTGCACCAAGTCATGACGTCACCGCCCTGGAGCGGGCACGGGACGCCCGGACGGTTCGTGATCGTGGTCGACCAGTTGGAGGAGCTGTTCACCTTGTGCACGAGCGAGGAGGAACGCCTCTCCTTCCTCGCTCTCCTGTCGGGGCTGTCCCATGAAGGACTGATCGCCGTGCTCGTCTTCGGCCTGCGATCGGACTTCTACACACCGTGCACGAACTACCCCCAGCTACTCGCCGCGCTGCGGGACAGCCACATCGTTGTGGGGCCCATGTCGGTCACCGAGATACGCGAGGCGATCCTCTATCCGGCGCAGTCGGTGGGCCTGGAGGTCGAGCCGGGGCTGGTCGACGTACTGCTGCGGGACCTGGGAGGATCCATCGGTGGTCGGACGTCGAACGGCGCCGTGCCCTCCGAGAGCAGCACTACGAGCGCATACGAGGCCGGGCGGCTGCCTTTGCTGGCGCACGCCCTGCGGGCCACCTGGCAGCAGAGGCAGGGGGGCTTCCTCACCGTGGGGGGCTACCAGGCCACTGGGGGGATCGCCCACGCCGTCGCCACCACCGCGGAGCGCCGGTTCGCCGACCTCGACCCCGCTGGCCAGGAAGCGGCACGCTCCCTCTTCCTGCGCCTGATCAGAATCGGTGACGGCACCGACGACACCCGCCGTCGACTGTCCTACGGTGACCTGGTGGACCACGGCGCGGCGTCCCCCGCCACCGCCGCAATCATCGACATCTTCACCGATGGCCGTCTGCTGACCCAAGAAGCGGACACGATCGCGATTACCCACGAAGTACTGCTGCGGGCCTGGCCACGATTACGCCAGTGGATCGATACGGACCGCGCCACCCACCTCGTCCGCCAGGAGCTCGAAGAGGCAGCCGCTGACTGGGACCGGGCTCACCGCGATACTGGCATGCTGTATCGCGGAAGCAGGCTGGCCGCGTCGAACGCCTGGGCCGGAAGCCGCGGCCGGCCCGAACTGACCTCTGTCGCTACCGAGTTCCTCAACACCTCGCGCCGTCACGCACGTCGCGCTGTACGCCTGAAGCGTGCAGTGATCGCCGTCCTGCTGGTGATGCTCGCGGCAGCCTCCTCCGCCGCTGTCGTCGCCTTCCAACAACGGGGTACAGCACAGACGCAGCGCAATGCGGCGTTGTACAAGCAGATCACGGCCGAAGCCGACCGGATGAGGAGTACGGAGATTTCCGTCGGAGCTCAACTCGACCTGGTCGCCACGCGTATGAAGCCGGACGACCGCACCGTCGAGATGCATCTGATGAACGACGTGGGCCGCCCCTTGTACACGCCGCTCACCGGGCACACCGACATCGTCACTTCCATTGCCTACAGCCCGGACGGCAAGACGCTTGCCAGCGTCGGCAACGACAAATCCGTACGGCTGTGGGACGTGAGCGATCCGACCCGGCCGGTGACCCGCGGGCACCCTCTGACCGGCCACACCGACGAGGTCCAGTCGGTGGCCTTCAGCCCGAGTGGCCGCCTGCTGGCCACAGCCGCCTGGGACAACACGGTGCGGCTCTGGAACGTCACCGATCCGGACGCGCCGCTGGCCGTGGGAACGCTACTGGAAGACGCTGTCGGCCCGCTGTACGGGGCTGTAGCGTTCAGCCCGGACGAGCGGATCCTGGCTGTCTCGGGATTCGGCGCGGTCCAGTTGTGGCTGCTCGACGGTACTCTCGGCCCTCAGCCGATGGGGCGCCTCAAGGCTGGCGCCGAAGCCTTCGTGAAGTCGGTTGCTTTCAGCCCTGACGGAAGGACCCTGGCCTTCGGTCTGGACGACGGCCTTGATCTGTGGAACGTCGTGGACCCGCTCTCACCGCGACGGATCAAGGTGCTGGACGTCGAGGGCGACTACGCCGGCGCCCTTGCTTTCAGCCGAGACGGGCGCCGTCTGGTCGGCGCCTCCTGGGACTTCTCCACCCGCATGTGGGATGTCCGCGACCCATCCCGCCCCAAGCAGTTGGGATCATCCCTGACCGGCCACTCCGGCGTCGTTCAATCGCTGGCCTTCGCCCCCGACGGCCAGACCCTCGCAAGTGGCAGCCACGACGGAACGATCCGGTTGTGGAACCTGCTCGATCCGTCGCACGCCCGACCCCTGGGTCTGCCCCTCGCCGGGCACACCGCGCCGGTCAGCGCCGTTGCTTTCAGCCCGGACGGGCGCACGCTGACCACGGCTGGCGAGGATCACCGGATCCTGCTGTGGCAACTGCCGTCGAGCGTGGTGAGCGGTCCCCTCTCAGGGGTCACAGCAGTGGCGTTCAGCCCGGACGACAACGTGCTGGCCGAGGCGGGCCAGGGCGGTGTTCGATTGTGGCGGGTCAGCGATTCGACTCGCCCTGCGCGACTGGGCCGCCTCTTGGAAACCGGCGACAGCAACGTCAAGGCCCTGGCGTTCAACCACGACGGCAGTGTTCTGGCAACGGGCGGCACGAGCGGGACGGTGCGACTGTGGGACGTCTCGGACCCCGCTCGCATACGCGCCCTCGGCCAACCCCTCGACCTGGGAGGGCTGGTCTATTCGGTGGCGTTCAGTCCCGACGGGGACACACTCGCCGGCGGCGGCCTGAACGGCGGACTTCATCTCTGGAACGTAGCTGATCCCGTCCACCCCATCGCGCGCGAGCCGATCGACACCATCCACGCCCTGGCTTCCGTGGCCTTCAGCCCCGACGGCCTTACGCTCGTGTCCGCCGAAGGCTCGGGCATCCAGGTGTGGGATGTATCCGGTCCGTCCGAAGTGGTTGCGCGCGGCAAGCCGCTCACTGGCCACACCGGCCTGGTGGAGGAAATCGCCTTCAGCCCGGACGGACGCACCCTCGCCAGCGTCGGCCTGGATCGGACCGTGCGCCTGTGGGACCTAAAGGGCATATCCCGCCCCGTCGCCCGCGGCGGACCGCTGACCGGCCCCACCGATGCCGTCCAGAGCGTGGCCTTCAGCCCTGACGGTCACACCCTGACGAGCGGGAGCGATAATGGCGAGGTGTGGCTGTGGGACCTGTCCAATCCTGTGCATCCGGTACCTCGAGGACAACCGCTCGTCGGCCACACTGGCAGCGTCGAGTCCCTGGCCTACAGCTCCGACGGACGCACCCTCGCGAGCGCCAGCAGCGACGCCACCATGCGATTGTGGGACACGGACACCGATCGCAACGTCGAACGGATCTGCCGAGCAACCGGGAGCGCCCTGACCCGCGATCTGTGGCAAAAGCACATCGCAGGGCTCGCGTATGCCCCCCCGTGCTCCCTGAGGGCCTCACGGCCAGATTGA